In Massilia antarctica, the following are encoded in one genomic region:
- a CDS encoding expansin EXLX1 family cellulose-binding protein, with protein MRVMLRSTVICQAIVAGLFATSAQAATPVSLTYVVNNPWAGGYCAIVKVSNPNAEAVQWSGSLPIRGTVTSLWNALGKQSGGAIVFTGGLDWNKIIQGKSTMESIGFCATDAVTPTPTPTLTPTPTPTPTPTPTPTPTPTPTPTPTPTPTPTPTPTPTPTPTPTPTGALSPVYQGEGTFYGATGEGNCSYDASPGNPMVAAMNQKDYANSGACGEYVVVTGPKGKVTVRITDRCPECKPGDIDLSEQAFVKVAEKSAGRVPISWYVVAGDTTGTVSYRFKEGSTIYWQGIQVLNHRLPITKLEIRPNGSANWIDVKREEFNYFIYPSVIAAGPMQVRITALGGATLMQTLPEPQGGLVVKGSNQF; from the coding sequence ATGCGAGTCATGCTGCGTTCCACCGTCATCTGTCAAGCCATCGTCGCCGGCCTGTTTGCCACCTCCGCACAGGCGGCAACGCCGGTGTCGCTGACGTATGTCGTCAACAATCCGTGGGCGGGCGGTTACTGCGCCATCGTCAAGGTGTCCAACCCGAACGCGGAGGCGGTCCAGTGGAGCGGTTCGCTCCCGATACGGGGCACGGTCACATCGCTGTGGAATGCCCTCGGCAAGCAGTCCGGCGGGGCCATTGTGTTCACCGGCGGGCTCGATTGGAACAAGATCATCCAGGGCAAGTCGACGATGGAATCGATCGGCTTTTGCGCGACCGATGCCGTAACGCCGACGCCGACACCGACTCTGACACCGACGCCAACACCGACTCCGACACCGACGCCAACACCAACGCCGACACCAACGCCGACTCCTACTCCTACTCCGACTCCTACTCCTACTCCTACCCCTACACCGACACCGACACCGACTCCGACTCCGACGGGCGCGCTTTCGCCAGTCTACCAAGGCGAAGGCACCTTTTACGGCGCAACGGGCGAGGGCAATTGCAGCTACGACGCCAGTCCCGGCAACCCGATGGTCGCGGCGATGAACCAGAAGGATTACGCCAACAGCGGGGCGTGCGGCGAATATGTCGTCGTCACCGGCCCCAAAGGCAAGGTCACGGTGCGCATCACCGACCGCTGTCCCGAGTGCAAACCGGGCGACATCGACTTGAGCGAACAGGCCTTCGTCAAGGTGGCCGAGAAGTCGGCGGGCAGGGTGCCGATCAGCTGGTATGTGGTCGCCGGCGACACCACGGGGACGGTCAGCTACCGCTTCAAGGAAGGCAGCACCATCTACTGGCAGGGCATCCAGGTGCTCAACCACCGCCTGCCGATCACGAAACTCGAGATCCGGCCGAACGGTAGCGCCAACTGGATCGACGTCAAGCGCGAAGAATTCAATTACTTCATTTATCCGAGCGTGATTGCGGCAGGTCCGATGCAGGTTCGCATCACAGCCCTGGGCGGCGCCACCCTGATGCAAACTTTGCCCGAACCCCAGGGCGGCCTGGTCGTCAAGGGCAGCAACCAGTTCTAA
- a CDS encoding DODA-type extradiol aromatic ring-opening family dioxygenase: MSHRLPTYFVSHGGGPWPFMKEQYGETYDVLEASLVDIRRQIGDVKPAAVLVVSGHWEEKELMLSSGAQPPMIYDYGGFPASTYQVKYPAPGSPQLAERAAALLAAAGHAVSLDPQRGFDHGTFSMLYPVYPEADVPVVQLSLQHGFDPLTHVKIGRALASLRDEGVLIIGSGLSYHNLRQFGPEGRLASHQFDDWLQMVLKLPPPERTTALLHWGEAPYARNAHPREEHLLPLMVALGAAESEDAACVYHEDEFFGHLAVSSFRFGEPVAP; this comes from the coding sequence ATGAGCCACCGCCTGCCGACCTATTTCGTCTCCCATGGGGGCGGACCGTGGCCGTTCATGAAGGAGCAGTACGGCGAAACCTACGACGTGCTGGAGGCGTCGCTGGTCGACATCCGGCGCCAGATCGGCGATGTCAAGCCGGCCGCGGTGCTGGTCGTTTCCGGGCATTGGGAAGAAAAGGAGCTGATGCTGTCGTCCGGCGCGCAGCCGCCGATGATCTACGATTACGGCGGCTTTCCGGCTTCAACCTACCAGGTCAAATACCCCGCGCCAGGTTCGCCGCAACTGGCCGAACGCGCGGCCGCCCTGCTGGCCGCGGCCGGCCACGCGGTGTCGCTCGACCCGCAGCGCGGTTTCGATCACGGGACGTTTTCGATGCTCTATCCGGTCTACCCGGAGGCCGATGTGCCGGTGGTGCAGCTGTCGCTGCAGCATGGCTTCGATCCGCTGACGCACGTGAAGATCGGGCGCGCGCTCGCGTCCCTGCGCGACGAAGGGGTGCTCATTATCGGCAGTGGCCTGAGCTACCATAACCTGCGCCAGTTCGGACCCGAAGGCAGGCTGGCCTCGCACCAGTTCGACGACTGGCTGCAAATGGTGCTCAAGCTGCCGCCGCCGGAGCGCACCACCGCCCTGCTGCACTGGGGCGAGGCGCCGTATGCGCGCAACGCCCACCCGCGCGAAGAGCATTTGCTGCCGCTGATGGTGGCGCTGGGCGCGGCCGAATCGGAGGATGCGGCCTGCGTGTATCACGAAGATGAATTTTTCGGCCACCTGGCCGTGTCGAGCTTTCGCTTTGGGGAACCGGTGGCGCCGTAA